GTGGTGCTTATCTCATTTCGCCTATCGGATGGTGTGCCACCCGCCTAAAATTAGTTTTCAATGATTGACTGATCGTTGCATCTTTCGTTCTATGAGAATTTCAGGTCGATTTATTACTAATCGGATGATGTAAGTTATCTTAATATTGGCCTCGATATCAAAACCACACCATTCTTTTTTACGTAAGCTATTTGCAAAAAGCAATTAGCGCTAATGAGAAAAAAATTATACCCTATAATTCTATTATTATTAAACTTTTCAATAGTTAAAGCAGAAACTGGCTGTTTGGTTAATAACGATACGCAACTCTACCCAAATGATTTAGGGATAAAAAACCCGTATAATCAAGGCAACCCTCAAACTCGCGGCTATAATGGAGTTCCAATTACTTACGTAAATAACAATGGAAACAGTCAGCCTTGTGGTGTTATCGCAAAGTCTGACTTAGTGAAAACTTCAACTGCTTGTTATTTATACAGTGCCGATGGCAATACCTTCTTGGGCAATGGCTCGTATGCTTACACCACTAGCGGTTACAAACCCTGTTTAACACCCTTAGATGATTATATTCCTGTGCTAATTCTCGCAATGACATGTCTGGCCTTTTATCAAATCAATAAAAGAAAAACAAATATTCTTCCATCAAATAATCTATAACTCTTAGTATCTTAAATCCTAACAGCCATAAACCTAAACAAGGGTTATTTTACAAACTAAGCGCCTCGCCAACTAACCATTCTAAACCCTAAACCATAAACCAGCTAACCCACTAACCGTCAGTCCAAGCATACTTGAACAAAAAGAACGACCATTCTTGTAACAGTTGATAGTAACTTCATACAAATCCCCATTTGTATGAAGCTCTCAAAATTCATATTTGGCTACTATAGATTCTTTCATCTTACATTTTTTGTTAAAATTGAAGGATTAGACAGCAAATTTGTAAAATGCCTAAAGCTTGGGCTAATGATGTATTTTTCTTTGCTTACAACATCAACATTTTCGCAGGGGTCTGCAACGGGGTGCCTGTTGCCAGATAATAGGGTCTATACACCTACAGGTCTGCTTGGCGGATATTCTTCAAATGTGTCTACTGGGCTTTCGTCTAACTATTGTAGTTGGACTCCTACTAGTGGTTCGCCATGTCAAGTATGTATTGGTTTTTTAAGTGGACTTACCGGTCTTTGCCTAAGTGGTAATTATATGACGGGGGGAATTTCTGGAACTTTTACTATGGTCGCTTGCCCATTAGACGATTACCTACCCATATTAACGCTAATAGCTGCTGGTACTGGAGCTTATTACATTGCCAGAAAGAAAATATATGTTAAAACCTAATTGTTTGTGGTTTTTCGTCCATCGTCTGTCTTTCAATCTAACCCCTCAACTCTAACCTCTAAACCTTTCCGCAACCTACCGTTTTTCGTTTTTCTTCTTTCGTTCATCGTTTCGAATTACACTTCAACCTAACCTCTAAACCCTAACCCTCTTCACAACTCTAAACGTCCATCGTCCTTCGTCTGTCGTCTTTCAATCTAACCCCTAAACCCTAAACCTCTCCACACTAATCGTCTTTCGTCTGCCGTTTAGCGAACAACTCACCAACTCCACAACTTCACAACTCACCGCTTATCCTATCTCCCAATCCAACCCAGTATCTTCCTCTTCATCTATAGATTTTACCTCAGCAGGAGTGGTATTAAATGGAATAATTACACCATCTTTTAAATGATAGGCATTGATAATTTGACAAGCATATTTTTTCCTGTCGTAGCTTCTGGAAGAGCCATTCGAGTAATGGGCGCCAAGGGCAATGAGCAAAACCCTTTCTCCCGTTTGATTAGTTTGAAGATCAGTGATATTTCCGCCAGCAAAGACTTCATCTAAAGGTAATCGTAATTCATTAACCCTAAATATTTCATAGTCATCTCCATTTAAGTCAAAGCCAAAAACCATTAAGTTTAAACAAACATTTGGGAATTTCTTGTTTTTAGCAAATAGAGAATCCATTTCTCCTTCGGTTAATATTAAGCTTAATTTGCCGTTTGGCTTTATCGTAACCATAGGAGGGGAGTAATAAAGTCTGTCTAAACAAGTATGTCTATTAAACTCAAAACCCTTTAGTAAGGATATATTCCCGTCAACAAGTTTTTTGCTGCCTCTGTTTTCAATTGGAATTGTTTTGAATACATCAATCAATTTTATGTTTAATCGATTAACAATGTCGTCATCAGCATATTTTTCAACTAATGGAGCAAATGCTTTACGAATGTACCTTGCGTTTTTGCTGGCTTCACCAAAGTCTTTTCCACTTTGTATGCTGCCTTCAGAGCGTTTGTATAAAGTTCCGTCTTTTTTAACTCTCCGAACTACCGTTTTGTTTTTTCTTTGATAAAAAATCAGATCTACTAATTTCCCACTTAACTGAATAATCCCTTTTTGTATGGCCATAATTTATTATATTAGCGTAATCAAGGGATTGATTACTTAAAAGTAATAAAAGTTACCGAAAATCCCAAAATCAAAAAATCAACTCCACATCAAGTCCACCTCAAGTCCACGTCAAGTCCACCTTTTGTGCACCTTTGCTTTTAGGTTCCTACCTTAATCATTCGTGCCTTGCTCTACATTCACTCGTCCATTCTGCTTATAAATAGCAAAAAACAGACCGTCTCTCGAAGATAACACGAGCAGCGCATAGTGATCAACGCTCAAAGCAAAACGTTTTTCGTCTATCGTCCTTCGTCAGCCCTTAAGCGAACAACGAGCAACGAACAACGCCTCCGCAACTAATCGTTTTTCGATCATCGTTTTCGAATTACACTTTAACTCTAACCTCTAAACCCTAACCCTCTTCACAACTATAAACATCCATCGTTTTTCGTCTGCCGTTAAACTAACAACGAGCAACGAAAAGCTCAACGATTGCTCGCCAACTGCTCAACGCTTTAACTCTCCAAACATTTTTTTTCCTTCAGCAACAATAAATTAACTCCTGATTATTAATCGAAATAAATATTGCATTCTTCAATTCTTTTTTCATAAGTTCAGTAATCCTGATAAATCTAAGCTCATGAAAAAGTTTTTATTTATCATTCCTATTGACAGTTTTTTACGCACATTTCTATCTGTTGTACTGTTTTTTGCAGTTCTAAATTCTGCTAAAGTTTATGCAGTTGACTTTTTTGGTTGCCACGTATTGGCAGGGAGTACTCAAAGAGTTTATTTAACAGAAATAAGCCCTAATAATCATACTAAATTTACTGGTTTGGGTGTAAGTGGTTTGGCTGGCTACACCGATCAAAGTGGGTCTGAATGTTTAGATGACCTAGGGCCGCCTTGTACAGTTTATTATGGAGATGGAGCAGGTGGAACCACAACAACGATTTATAAAACTGGGGTTTATGGTCATTTGTATAATAATTGTCCTATTGATGATTATATCCCTGCATTATTTATCTTTACAATTGCAATATTCCTCTACTGGAATAAAAATCTACGCCTTGTTAATGAAAGTAAGTATAATCACAGTAGTTTATAATGCCGAAAAATATATACAGGATTGTATCGAATCGGTAATCAACCAAACTTACCAAGACATAGAGTATATTGTTATCGATGGGGCTTCTACGGATGGTACTTTATCGAAAATAGATAAATACAGTAGTAAAATCACGCATTTCGTTTCAGAAAAAGACAAGGGTATTTACGATGCCCTAAATAAAGGCCTTAAAATTGCCACTGGCGAAATAGTAGGGTTGTTAAATGCTGATGACATGCTGGCCTCAGTTGAGGTAATAGCTGAGATTGTGAAATGTTTCGATAGTCAACAGGCGGATGCTGTTTACGGAAATCTAAATTATGTAGCTGCTGAAAACACTGATAAAATCAGTAGAATTTGGCAGTCAAAACAGTTTGTTAGGAGGGATATTGAAACGGGATGGATGCCTGCTCACCCAACATTTTATGCCAAAAAAGAACTTTTTGAAAAGTATGGAAATTACTCTCTTGATTTTGGTACTGCTGCAGATTATGAGTTGATGATCAGATTTCTTTATCGCTTTAAGATAAAGGCTGTATTCCTAGATTATCTTTTTGTGAATATGCGAGCTGGCGGGGTAAGTAATAGTTCTTCAAAGCAAAGATACTTAGCTTTAAAGAATGATTATAGGGCAATGAGAAGAAATGCAATTCCCCATCCATTAATAACACTATTATTTAAAAAATTAAGTAAAATACCTCAATATTTACATAAAAATTAACTAATTTAACTGCCAATAGCTATTGTACCCATTCGTAACAGTTAATAATTAACGTGGATTTATTAAAAGGACATTTAATTTATTATATCGCCATTGTCGGCTTATCTTTTCTTTTATCTATAGCTGGTATCCCATCTGTTATTTTTACTGCAATCAAGTATCGTTTATTTGATAGGGCAGATGGTTATAGAAAATCCCATCGATTACATATTTCTAGATTGGGTGGGGTAGCAATTTTTTGCAGCTTTACAATAACCACCTTATTGTTTGCTGCAATGGTTGATTATAAACAAGCTAATTTTTTGCTCACATCTTGTATAATTCTTTTTGCATTAGGCTTAAAAGACGATTTGTATGGGGTTAATCCTGGTACAAAATTTCTATTGCAGATCGTTGTAGCCATTATATTGGTTGTTGCTGGAGATTTCAGATTAACCAGCTTTTATGGCGTTTTTTTTATGTGGGATGTAAATATTATAGGAGCAAGCCTATTTTCTATCGCTGTAATCATCTTTGTAAATAATGCATTTAACCTAATAGACGGAGTAGATGGGCTAGCAGGAACACTCGGTGCTTTGGCTACATTAAGTTTTGGTGTATTTTTCGCTATAGCTGGCGCCTATGCCTATGCATTTATAGCATTTGCGATGTTTGGTTCGGTATTTGGTTTTTTAATGTTTAATTATTCGCCAGCTAAAATTTTCATGGGTGATACTGGAGCCTTAATTATTGGTTTGGTTGCTGTTGTTTTAGCCATCAAATTTATTGAGCTTAATAAGATCGGTTCAAAACCCAGTCCTTATTTTTACTCTGCGCCATCTATCGCCGTTGCTGTTTTAATGGTGCCCATTTTTGATTCACTAAGGATATTTTTTATTAGAATACTCCACAGAAAACCTCCTTTTAAAGGTGACCGTAACCATGTTCACCATCGCTTACAACGATTAGGCTTCAGTTCAAACAAGATTGTTTTTTGTCTGACATTTTTTGGTATTTGTATGATTTTCTTGGCAGTGGCATTGCAAGATATTGGTAACTTCTCCTTAATTTCTCTCTTAATAACCATCTGTGTATTGTTTAATGCAGTAATCACCTATTCGATTGGAAAAAAGGATAATTCAAACTACAGATTAATTGATGTGGTTTTTAAAGATACTTTTAGGCCTACTAATGATTAGACGTGAATCGTTTTTTTTTCAGTAAAAAATTCTATCTGATTCTACTAAACTTGGCTATTAACTATTGTCCATTAACTATCAACTTATTTAACTCCCTAACATATTTTAAAAGAATATAGCTAGTTTTGCCAAATGAACATCGCTATAAATGGTTTTGGTAGAATTGGTCGTACTTTCTTACGTACAGCAATGAACCGCCAAATAAATGTAATCGCTATAAACGATTTGACCGCTCCAGCAACACTCGCTCATCTTTTTAAATATGATTCGGTTCATGGTGTTTACCAAGGTACAGTCACACACGAAGATGATTTTTTAATAGTCGATGGGAAAAGAATCAAAGTGGTATCTCATAAAGACCCTAGTCAGCTACCTTGGAAAGCATTGGAGATAGATTTAGTCATAGAATCTACTGGAAAATTTGCCAATTCTGAAAAAGCATCATTGCATTTATCTGCTGGTGCAAAACAAGTATTAATATCTGCCCCAGCTACTGATAAAGAAACACCAATGGTAGTAATAGGCGTAAATGATAATGAAATAGATTTAACTGCTCCAATTTTATCAAACGCATCTTGTACTACAAATAATGTAGCGCCAATGGTGAAAATTTTAGATGATAATTGGGGGGTAGAAGAAGGTTATATCACCACAATTCACTCCATGACGGGCGATCAAAACCTGCATGATTCACCACACAACGATTTGCGTAGGGCAAGAGCGGCATCCTCTTCAATTATTCCTACCACTACAGGAGCCGCTAAGGCGATTACCAATATTTTCCCTCATTTAGAAGGGCGACTAGGAGGTGCAGGTATTCGTGTTCCCGTTTTAAATGGTTCGTTGACCGATTTTACTTGCCTATTAAAAAGTAAAACCACCATCGAAGAGATCAATAAAGCCTTTAAAAAAGCTGCTGATGGAGCTTATGGTTCAATAATTGAATATACAGAAGACCCAATTGTATCAGTTGATATCATCAATAACACACATTCTTGTATATTTGATGCGCAACTCACCTCTATTGTAGGCGATTTGGTAAAAGTAGTGGGTTGGTATGATAATGAATCTGGTTATTCTAATAGATTAGTAGATTTAGTAGAAAAAATAGAGAAATTAGATGCGAAAATTTGATTTGAAACATCTCTCGATACTCGATACTTGATACTCGCTACTTAATACTACGAAAATGATTAAATTTATCCCTACAGAACTAACACTAGGCCTTCGAAGTAAAATTTTAAGGAATGGGATGCCGTTGGAAGAATGTGTTTTTCCGACAGATAATGTGGAAGGAGCATTTCATTTGGCTTTTTATGTAGGTGATGAGATTGCCACGATAGCTTCTTTTTTTCCTAAGAATTATAAAGATAAGGCAGAATTGGGTTATCAATTACGTGGAATGGCAACTGATACTCCTTTTTTAGGCAAAGGTTATGGTAAACAATTGGTGCAATTTGCTGTAGAATACATTAAAAAAACAAACGCACAATATATATGGTGTAACGCTAGGACTTCGGCCGTTAAATTTTATGAAAAACTTGGTTTTGATTTAGTTTCTGAAGAATTTGAAATAGCAGGCGTAGGACCACATTATGAAATGATTTTAAACTTATACTAAAATATGAACACAATAGACCAATTAAATTTTAAGGATAAAAAAGCATTAATAAGGGTAGATTTTAATGTACCCTTAGATAAGGATTTCAATATTACAGATGATAAAAGAATGCGTGCTGCATTGCCAACAATTAATAAAATATTAAATGATGGTGGCTCGGTGGTTTTAATGTCGCATTTAGGTAGACCAAAAGGTGGTCCAGAAGAAAAATATTCTTTAAAACACATCTTAGCTGATTTATCTAAAATGTTAGATTTAACGGTGAAATTTGCAGAAGATTGCATTGGAGAAGATGCAGAAAGTAAAGCAAACAATCTTTTAGCTGGAGAAGTGCTTTTATTGGAGAATCTTCGTTTTCATCCAGAAGAAGAAAAAGGCGATGTGAAATTTGCTGAAGCATTATCGAAATTGGGAAATGTTTATGTGAATGATGCATTTGGCACCGCTCATCGTGCTCACGCTTCTACAACCATCGTGGCGCAATTTTTCCCTGATGCTAAATATTTCGGTTATTTGATGGCTGAGGAATTGAAAAATGCAGAAAAAGTAAATCACGGTGCAGCAAAACCTTTTACTGCAATTATGGGTGGCGCAAAGGTGTCAGATAAAATTTTATTAATCGAAAGTCTATTAGATAAGGTTGATAATTTAATTATTGGAGGCGGAATGGCTTACACTTTTGCTAAAGCACAAGGTGGAGAAATAGGAACATCACTTTTAGAAGAAGATAGAATGGCGCTTTGTTTAGAGTTGTTAGATAAAGCAAAAGCAAAAGGAGTTAATTTAATCCTTCCGTTAGATACGGTAATAGCTGATAAATTTGATAATGAAGCATCAAAAGACCAAGTAGATACTGGAAAAATCCCTGCTGATTGGATGGGCTTGGATATTGGTTCAAAAACAGCTGAATTATTTGCTGAAACCATCAAAAACTCTAAAACCCTTTTATGGAACGGTCCGATGGGTGTTTTTGAAATGGCAAACTTTGAGCAAGGAACAAGAGCGGTTGCAGATGCTGTTGTTGCGGCCACAAAAGACGGTGCTTTTTCTTTAATTGGCGGTGGTGATTCTGCTGCGGCTATTGCAAAATTTGGTTTAGAAGATGAAGTAAGCTATGTTTCTACCGGTGGTGGAGCATTATTAGAATACATGGAAGGTAAAGAATTGCCTGGTGTAAAGGCGATTATGAGTTAGAAAAGACTTAGTCATCCGATGAGTATATGCTCCCTGCAAATCTCATCGGACGACTAACTAGATAACTAAAGGTGATTTCAAAGTAGTCGTCCGATGAACTGTTCATAGTCTGTCATATTCATCGGATGACAAAATTTGCTCTGTCATCCGATGAGTATATACTCCCTGCAAATCTCATCGGACGACTGTTAAAATAAATCCTTTTCAAGTTTTTCAGATACAAAATTCTCGCTCTCGATTAAAAATTGCTCTTTGTCTACACCTGCGAAAGCATAAAATAATTCCTGATTACACAGGGTCCCATTTCTTATTCCTGCATAATCAAGGTAAGAAGAGTATGCCCAATCTTTCAAGCTGTTTACAAGCCCTGCATTTTGTGGGTTTTGATGTATATAATGAGCGCAAATTGATAAATAGCTTACCGTTTCATTTGCATTCCCAGCCAATTTTTTTGCTTTTGTCTTTTGTTGAAAAAGAGAGCCCTTAAAATTCTCTTGTTTTTGCATTGCCCTTGTATAAGAGCGGAGGAGTATGCCAATCGCACTATTTAAATCTCTTATTCTTCCATCTTCCTTGCTTTTAGCCAAAACAATAAAATGGAAATGATTCGGCATTAGGCAGTAAGATAAGATTTCACAGTGTTGAATGAGTTCACTTCTTACCTTTTTTAGGAAGAATAAGTAATTTTCATCAGTAAAAAATATTTGCTGCTTGTTGTTGCCTCTATTATAAATATGATAGATGCTGTCTTCAATAAATTCCATAGGTAAATAATGATAAGGATAAATCTCTCTAAATCAAAATATATCATCCGATGAGTATCTGCTTCCTGCAAATCTCATCGGACGACTAACTAGATAACTAAAGGTGATTTCAAAGTAGTCATCCGATGAAACCGTTCATAGTCTATTATATTCATCGGATGACATAGTTTACTCCGTCGTCCGATGAGTATCTGCTCCCTGCAAATCTCATCGGACGACTAACTAGATAACTAAAGGTGATTTCAAAGTAGTCATCCGATGAAACCGTTCATAGTCTATCATATTCGTCGGATGACAAAATTTGCTCAGTCATCCGATGAGTATAAGGTCCCTGCAAATCTCATCGGATGACTAACTAGATAACTAAAGGTGATTTCAAAGTAGTCATCCGATGAAACCTTTAACAGTCTATCATATTCATCGGATGACAGTCCCGCTTTCTCCTCCCACCAAAATTTCATCAAAAAAAGAGTAAAAGTGGGACAAAATGGAGATTTATAATATGTTGAAAACTTTTTGTGGTAGAATGTGGGGATTTGTGGTAGAAGTATTTATTTTTACACTACATAAAAAGTGTTGGTGGTAAAATGATTCAGCTAATAGGAGAATTTGATTGTAAGTTAGATGCGAAGGGACGCTTGATGGTGCCTTCGAATCTAAAAAAACAATTGCCTAGTGTAGAGCAAGACGGCTTAGTCGTGAATCGTGGTTTCGAAAAACACTTGGTTATTTATCCTAAAAAAGTTTACCAAGATATTGTCGCTGAGTTAAGTAAGCTTAATCAATACGAGAAAAAAACGAGGGAATTTATTCGCTTTTTTACTCGAGGCGCAACAGAGTTGAGCTTAGATGCTTCTGGCAGGGTGCTTTTGCCAAAGTCTTTGTTAGAGTTTGCGGGCATCAATGGAGATGTGGTTTTAGCTTGTCAATTTGATAAAATAGAAGTTTGGGATAAGGCTGCTTATGATGATTTGTTAGATAATGAGCCAGATAATTTCGCAAATCTAGCGGAAGAAGTGATGGGGAATAAAAATAGGAGAGAAGAAGATGGAAGATAATTATCATGTTCCTGTCCTGTTGCAAGAATGTATTGATGGACTAAATATCAATCCTTCCGGCGTATATGTTGATGTTACTTTTGGCGGCGGCGGTCATTCAAAAGAGATATTAAAAAATTTGGGTAAGGATGGCGTATTAATTGCCTTCGACCAAGACCCTGATGCGCAAAGAAATAAAATTGATGACCCTCGTTTTGTTTTTGTCGACCAAAATTTCGGCTTCCTAAAAAATAACTTGCGTTTGCTGGGTTATAAAGCAGTAGATGGAATTTTAGCAGATTTAGGCGTTTCTTCTCATCAATTTAACGAGCCTAGTCGTGGGTTTTCTATTCGTTTTGATGCAGATTTAGACATGAGGATGGATAAACATCGTCCTTTGACTGCTTCAATTGTTTTAAATACTTATGCTGAAGATAAATTACATAAAATCTTTGGTATTTATGGTGAGGTAAAAAATGCCAAATCTTTAGCGGCAACTATTGTGGCTTCGCGTATAAATAAGCCAATAGTGACGCTGGCTGATTTTAAAGCAATGATTGCGGCTCACATCCCGAAAGGAAAAGAGAATAAATACATGGCGCAGGTTTTTCAGGCTTTGCGTATAGAGGTGAATGCAGAAATAGAGGTTTTAGAGAGTTTTTTAGAACAAACAGCTGCGGTTTTAAAGCCAGGTGGTCGTTTAGTGGTGATGTCTTATCATTCATTAGAAGATAGGCCAGTTAAAAATTTTATCGCCAAAGGAAAATTTAGAGGCGAGGTAGAGAAAGACTTTTTTGGAAATGAGCAAAAACCCTTTAAATCAATAACAAGAAAAGCTGTTATTGCTGATGAAGAGGAGTTGGCTAGAAATAGCCGTGCTAGAAGCGCAAAATTAAGAGTTGGAGAGAGGATATGAACAACCAATTCAGAAAAAGATTAGAGGAGCAAGAAGAAGAATTGCAGGCTCAAAGGGAATTAGAAACGCCTGAAGAACCGAAAGTGCCTAAAGAAGATGGAGCTGCAACTGCTTTTTTCAGAAAGTTGTTTACGGAAGGCGTAGTAAGCAAAGAATCGGCGACAGGAGTGTTGCCTTATTTAATTTTCTTATGTGTGTTGGGGATGATTTACATCGCCAATAGCCACATGGCGGTTAAAAATATACGAGATATAGATAGATTAAATAAAGAAGTAAAAGAATTAAGCTGGGAATACAAATCGTTGAAAGCCGATTTGATGTTCAAAAGCAAACAAACTGAAGTAGAGGCAAAGGTTGATACTTTAGGTTTAAAAGCGTTAGTAGAACCACCAAAAAAAATAATTGTAAGTAACAATGAACATTAGAGCAAATATATTACTGCGTGTGTACTTAGCCTTCGGGTTAATTGTGCTATTCGCCTTTGCTGTTTTGTTACGCTTAGGCGATGTTCAGTTTATCCAAGGTCATAAATGGAAGGCAATGGCTGATAGCCTTTCTACCAAAGAATTTGACATTGAAGCAGCCAGAGGAAATATTTATTCTGTTGATGGCAGTTTGTTGGCTACTTCTGTTCCTGAGTATGAGCTGAGAATGGATATGTTGGCGGGTGGAATTCAGAAAAAAGAAGTTTTTGATACGAAGGTAGATTCTTTAGCAATGAAATTATCTCAATTTTTTGGAGATAAAAGTGCGAAGGATTACTCAAGATTTTTACGCAAGGCGAGACAAGATAGTTCTCGATACGTGTTAATTAAACGCAAGGTTACTTATCAGGATTTAAAAATCATTAGAAAATTCCCCCTATTTAATATCGGCAAATATACTGGTGGTTTAATGGCCATTCAACAAAATAAACGCATTTTGCCATTTAAGGATCTAGCTCAAAGGACGATAGGTTATTTAAATGAGAATGTAAAAAATCCAGTTGGTTTAGAAGGTGCTTACGGAAATTACATTAACGGAGAGAGCGGTAAACAAATCATGCAAAGAATTAGCGGTGGGGTTTGGATTCCGGTAAATAATGAAGCTGAAGTTGCACCTAAGGATGGGGCTGATATCATCTCAACAATTGATATCAACATGCAAGATTTAGCCCAGAGTGCGCTGAAAGAGGGTTTAATTAGAAGTAAAGCGCATCACGGAGCTGTAATTGTAATGGAAGTTGCCACAGGCGAAGTGAGAGCCGTTGCTAATTATACCAGGGTTGAAGAAGGAGTTTATAAAGAGAACTTTAACTATGCTATTGCAGGTAATCAAGATCCTGGTTCTACTTTCAAGTTAGCGTCTTATATGGCTTTGTTGGAGGATAAAATGGTTGATACCAATACATTAATTGGAACTGAGAATTACAGGTTGCCAGGTGGTCATACGATAAAAGATTCTCACGGAAGTGTTGGTACTGTAACGGTAAAAAAAGCTTTTGAACAGTCTTCAAATTCAGCAGTTGCTCAACTTATTAATAAACATTATGGTAACGACCCAATAAGGTTTACAAATCACTTATATGATTGGCACCTGAATGAAAAAATGAAATTGCAGATTAGTGGAGAGGCGCAACCAGTTGTTAAAAATCCTAAAACCAATAAAAGTTGGAATAAAAATATGACCCTGCCACAAATGGCTTATGGTTATGAAATGCAATTAACGCCATTAAAATTGCTATCGTTTTATAATGCAGTGGCTAACAATGGGAAATATTTAGCACCAATTTTTGTAAAGGAAATTAGAAGACTAGGCAATCCAATAGAACAATTTAAAGCACGTGTTATTAACGATAAAATATGCTCTGATGAAACCTTAAGCAAAATTAAAAGCATGCTAGAGGGTGTAGTTTTAAATGGTAGTGGTAAACTGATTGTATATAATCCTTTGTATAACATTGCGGGCAAGACAGGTACTGCTCAGGTTGCTGATGATAATTTAGGTTATAAAGCCAAAAAGCAATATCAAGCATCTTTTGTAGGTTATTTCCCAGCAGAGAAGCCTAAATATTCTATGATTGTGGTAATTAACGACCCTATCGGCGAGTATTATGGGGCGTTGGTTTCTGGGCCAGT
The sequence above is drawn from the Pedobacter frigiditerrae genome and encodes:
- a CDS encoding penicillin-binding protein; amino-acid sequence: MNIRANILLRVYLAFGLIVLFAFAVLLRLGDVQFIQGHKWKAMADSLSTKEFDIEAARGNIYSVDGSLLATSVPEYELRMDMLAGGIQKKEVFDTKVDSLAMKLSQFFGDKSAKDYSRFLRKARQDSSRYVLIKRKVTYQDLKIIRKFPLFNIGKYTGGLMAIQQNKRILPFKDLAQRTIGYLNENVKNPVGLEGAYGNYINGESGKQIMQRISGGVWIPVNNEAEVAPKDGADIISTIDINMQDLAQSALKEGLIRSKAHHGAVIVMEVATGEVRAVANYTRVEEGVYKENFNYAIAGNQDPGSTFKLASYMALLEDKMVDTNTLIGTENYRLPGGHTIKDSHGSVGTVTVKKAFEQSSNSAVAQLINKHYGNDPIRFTNHLYDWHLNEKMKLQISGEAQPVVKNPKTNKSWNKNMTLPQMAYGYEMQLTPLKLLSFYNAVANNGKYLAPIFVKEIRRLGNPIEQFKARVINDKICSDETLSKIKSMLEGVVLNGSGKLIVYNPLYNIAGKTGTAQVADDNLGYKAKKQYQASFVGYFPAEKPKYSMIVVINDPIGEYYGALVSGPVFRKIADRIYASDVTMYNSVKQNMVGNTTAPEAKAGQSKATKQVYNAFGIKALYAAKSEYFNSADTSNGIAYEESTPTKGVMPNIKGMGLKDAMYLVGNAGLKARVKGSGKVINQSILPGSRIGKGLLVEIELN